TAGGATTCACTTGAACCTGATTAATGCGCGGTAAGCGGTATTCCACCGGATCTTCTACGGTAATAATTTTCGACTTTGCCGTATTTAATTCGCTTAATGCACCATACAAAGTGGTCGTTTTACCCGAACCTGTAGGCCCGGTAACCAAAATCATCCCATGAGGGCGTCGTAACAAATTTCTAAAGCGGGTTAACTGTGCTGAAGGCATGCCGGTTTGTTCAAGGGTCAGTATTCCTGCGGACTGATCAAGCAAACGCATGACCACAGACTCACCACCTTGCACTGGCATGGTGGACAAACGCACGTCTATTTTGTGCCCTTTAACTTTAATTTGAGTACGGCCATCTTGCGGTAGCCGCTTTTCGGAAATATCTAACCCCGCCATTAGCTTTAAACGCAACACTAACGCGGCCGCTATACTTTTCTCGGGTATCACAGTTTCTTGTAAAACCCCATCTACCCGCTGTCGTATTCTCAACTGATTTTCATCAGGTTCTATATGAATATCAGACGCTTTTGCTATCACGGCATCTTCAAAAATAGATTGTAGCAAACGGGCGACTGTTGTGTCTTGATCGCCCGCACCACCAAGTTCTATATTAAAGTTATCTTCAGTATCGTATTCTTCTGCTAGTTCTTGGGCAAAACTCGCAATTTCTTGGGTTTTTCGATAAAAAGTATCGTAAGCGGTGAACAGCTGTTGCTCGCTAACTACGGCAAGTTCAATTTGTCTGTTTAACGTTTCTGAAAGATGATCTACCGCGGTTAAATCGGCGGGATCTGACATGGCAACTAGCAGGCTGTCACCCTTATCATCAATAACGAGTGCGCGATATCGCCTAGCTTGAATTTCAGGTAAAAGCAGCACAGCTTGTTGATTTACGCGGTATTGATCGATATCGATAAGCGGAACATTTAAATGCCGAGATAACAATTCAAGCATTTGGTGTTCAGTCACCAACCCCATCGAAATTAGCGTAGCACCTAACTTGCGGCCCGTACTCTTTTGCTCAGACAATGCCGTCATTAGCTCATCAGCACTAATCAAATTATGCTGAACAAGAAGGTCGCCAAGGCGAACTCTAGGTTTATTCATTTTACTACTTCCCGAAGCCTAGCCATGCGCTCTTGCGCATAATGATGTACATTTGGTGATAGGGTCTGCTGCGTATCAATCTTTACTACTTGGGAGAACGCGTGAAACGCCAGTGCAGATTGATGCAAACTGTCAGCACTTATCGCAGCACCTAACCACCATTTTGGCTCGAGAGGTCGCCGCTTAGTTAGCACTAAATAATCATTAAGTGACTTGTCGAACTCGCCATGTTGCTGCAGTAAATTCGCTCTAAAACTAAGTAACTCTACAGACAGTGGGTTGCGGGGTGAAGAAACAGCCCCGTTCGCGTTTTCTATCGCTAACGTTGTTAGCCCTTGTTTCACATACAACCGCGACAACATAAGGCGAACACTGTGATCATCCGGTGAATTCACAAGCATACCTTGTAGTAAGGCCTGGGCTTGTTCTACCTGGCCGCTGGCAAATAGCAAGGACGCTAGCTTCTTCTTAACACTAATATCGGTTGGATGGCTTTGCGCTTTCTGCTGCATTAACCTGATGGCTGTGTTGTAGTCGTTATTATCAAGAGCCAAGCGCACCTGCTCGTCTATCGCAGGGGCGTTTTTATTGTTATCAATCTGCTTTGAAAAACGTGGCACTGGTGCAGACTCGGCTGTTTTTAGGCTGTCTACCGACTTTGATACAGTCTTCGCTACAAAGATGCCAGTAGGGCTGTTGTCTGGGTTGGAAGTAGGGTTAATGCTTGCATCAGAAGCAGCACGCGAGCTTGGGCTTTTTAAGTATTCACCCTCGGTGGCTGTCGCCTTTTCTGAAGAGGTATCCTGTGCTACTTGGGCAGACGCCTGCATCGGTTTTGATAAATTCTGCGGCGTATTCGTGTCGTCGTTTTGCGAGAGGCTAGCTTCAACACTTCCTTTTTCAGCACTTACTTTTTCAGCACTTACTTTTTCAGCAGTTTCTTTTTCAGCTCTTTCTTTTTCGGCAGATTCAGTACTTGGTTGAGCACTTGCTGTCAGAGAAGTCGGCAATATAGCGGGGCTTGGTTCGGTTAATGACACTTCGTTTGTATCTGTTATCGGCATTGATTCAGAGGGCAACACCGCAGATGAAACCGATGGCGCGGGGTTAAGCAGCACCCACACAGCTAACGCGATGGTGACGATAACTAACAAAAACACAACGATAGTAAGCGCACTTACTGACTTTTTTTGTGGGGGCTCGTATCGAGCTTGCGGTTGTTCAACGCCTTCGCGAGCTTCTAGATCTTTCAGCATTTTATTCACAACACTCATGCCATGCCTCCAAACTCGAGTACACTGGCAAGGGTAACCGAAACCACCACACCGGCCGCTACCAAAGAAGGCCACAGGGCAAAAGAAGCGTACCAAGGCAATGTAGTGGCTTCGGTGTCAGCAATAGCCAACTTAATATGCGATACATCCACGTTGTACTTGCCTTCGCCATACGCCAGCATCATGGCCTTATGACACAGTACGTTGACCAGTCTTGGCGTCCCCTTCGTAGCCATAAACATTAATCGGCAACACGCTAAGTCGAATACCTCTTCTCCTGTGTGCCCTGCTACCACTAAACGATGTTTTACATAATGGTATATTTGGTCGGTATCCATGTGCGATAACGAATAACTGAATGTAATGCGCTGCTTTAACTGCCGCAGCTCCGGCATTGAAAGCTTTTGATTGAGCTCTGGTTGCCCAAATAACACCACCTGCAATAATTTACGGCTTTCTGTCTCTAAGTTAGTCATCAACCGAAGTGCTTCAATACTTTCTACCGGTAACGCTTGCGCTTCATCAATCACCAAAACAGCACTGCGATGCTGGGCATTAATATCGATAAGTCGCTCTTGAATACATTGGGTGAAACGCTGCTGATCGCAGGTTTGCCCTATATCTACTCCTAACTCACTTGCCACTGCACGGCGCAACTCGTCTGGGCTTAAAAGAGGGTTAGGAATATAGGCTGATTGAAAATGCGCGGGCAATTCATTAAGAAATTTCCGGCAAATAAGGGTTTTGCCTGTACCGACTTCACCAGTCACTTTGATAAAGCCCTCACCAGATTTAAGCGCAGTGAGTAACACCTCACTGGCTTCAATATGACTGGGTAGGCCATAAAAAAAACTGGTATGTGGCGTTAAAGTAAAAGGTAGCTCTCTAATGCCAAAATGATACAAATACATACTTAATCCACATACAACCAATCAACCATATTTTGGCGACTGGTTTCAAGTTGCTGTTCGAACGTGTCGTGTCCTACAACAGTGGGTTTGAGTAAAATAATAAGTTCTTTTTTTGTTTCGCTAACTTGGCGATTTTTGAACAATTCACCAAACAAGGGAATGTCACCCAGTAATGGCGTTTTTGATACCACATCGGTTTGACTGGTTTGCATTAAGCCACCTATCACCACAATTTCGCCAGAACCAGCACGAATTATAGTGTCTGACTCTCGAATGGTGCTTTGTGCCAATGGCAATACAATTTGCTCATCATCCATAGTCACAACTTTTTGCTGCTCAGCAGTTTCAATCACCGATGGGTGAACATGCAATAGTACCGTGCCTTTGTCATCAATTTGCGGTGTTACATCTAGTGCAATGCCCGAGAAAAAGGGGGTAAGTTCAATATCCGGTGATATAGACGTTGTAGTGCTGGTTACCGTGCTGTCGCTTGACACATCAGTGACAAAATATTCATCGTCACCTACTTTTATAACCGCTTTTTGATTATTAATAGCGGTCACCCGGGGGCTAGAAAGTACTTGTACATTCCCTTGAGTAGACAGTAATGACAGCACGCCTGAGAAGTCTTTGTTCAAAAAAGCGAGGCTTGTCACGCCACCCAAAGTAGCGCTGATGTCATTGCCTAACGTGCCAGCAGTGGTTGAAAGTGAAAAGTCTGTATTGCCGGTGTTGGCCAATATTTCATTCCAATTAATACCCTGCTGATAACCGTCATTCAGTTCAACTTCTAAAATACGGGCTTCCAAAATAACTTGCTTAGTTAAGTTCGCTTCTGAGGTCTTCAAAAAGCGGCGTATATCAGACAATTCATCAGGCATAGCCCGCACAGTAACTAAGCTTGCTTGCGGAGTAACAAATACAGCACGGCCGTTTTCCTTACCTACCATAGCTTCAAGACTAACCTTCAAGTCGGCCCAAAAGTCGGTTTCAGTGCGAGTGTTTATCGTTGTGCCGTTAGTATTGCTGTTGTTTTGACTTCCGTAGCTTTCGGAACTGCTGAAGTTGCCACTGTACGAGCCCGAAGAAGAACCATTGTTGTTATTTTGATTATTATTTTGCGTTACACCGCCGGAGGTAATACTGGTTTGAGTTGCCCCGTTTCGCTGCATGTAGAGGTAATTCACAGCAAAGGTTTCAGTACGCATACCTGCAGCGCGCACTTTAAACACCGTTCCTGAGCGCGCAATGTCATAGCCATATAAGTCACTGAGTAGTGACATAACTTCATCTATTGTAACTTGCTTGAGTTGCAGCGATACCGACCCAGTTACTTGCGGATGAATAGCAACACTGTAAGGCGTACCTTCAACCAAGCCTGCGAAAAAGGCGCTGATAGGCACACTTTGCGCGTTAACGTCGAAACGTTGTGGGCCGAACAAGCTGTTAGTTGAAGACACACTTTCGGGTGCTGCCAATGCAGCTGATACCGCAGAGGGAATGGGCACTGGGGTATTTAGTTGTGAAGATTTACGCGCTTTTTCTGCATCAATTTGTTCTTGTAAGTTTTGTTCAACTTTTGACACAAGCTGCTGCTGAGGCTCTGATGTACTCTGACAACCGGCCATCGCTAAAGATATGCTTAATACTCCAAACAGACGGGGTAACTTGCCCATTTTACAGATCCTCTGATACATTTTTTTTAATTGTTGTTATTGGCGCGAGAGACAATACAGTTCGTACAGGCTTGGCATAACGGTTTTTCAAAATTACTACGGTATTCTTAGTGATGCTTTCTACTTTGCCGTCGGCGATATCATCCCCTTCCCTGACCACTTTATTATTAATAATGGCATGCTTACTTTGCGCAGAATACATGATGGCGCTTAAGGAAAACTCCCCTTGCTGCGTAGCACCAATGCCTGTCATTTTGGTATTCCCAGGACGAGTTGGGTCTTGCTGTGCAAACAACAAAAATGAGCTAAAAGTGAGCACTATTGTTAGTATTAGTTTAAACACGGATAAATGTCCTTTGCGTGCTAACGGTATAAAACTCTATTGTCACTTTTCCGTTAGGGTAATCGCTGACTTGGTAATCCATCGCTTCCCAATAAAGCTTTATATTTTCTTTTTGAGCACGTTGAAGAAAGTCTCTGATATCAAAATAGCTACCGCTGAACGTTAAGGTTAGGCCGTGTCGATAAAGCGTAAGCGCCGATAAGTCTTCACGCCCTGCAAATATATTAACAGGCGCAATAGTTGCCATAGATTCCAAGCGCACTTGTTGTGCATCATCAAACATACGACTAACCAACGCTGGCATTTCATCAGGGGTGACTAGGGTTTTAAGTTCATCTCTAAATCGCCGTTCCAATATCGCATCTTTTTCTTCTAATTCTGCAATGCTTGATATCAAGGCCTTGTCGGGATCCTCTTCTAGCGCTTCGAGATAAATTTGCAATTGCTGGCTTAACGAAGAGGTTTGCGTGGCTTCAGACGCAAGCCTTCTTTGAATCGATTGCGACTTTTTCCAAAGTGGTTCGATGAAAAACGTGAAACCAACAAGTACTATCACCACTAAGCCCGCGACGAAGAGCATGATGAGTTCTCGAGGGCTCATGGCGGCCAGTTTACTGTTCAAGCTATCTTTGCTCATTCTGGTGCCACCTCAACGTCTTCATCAGCTGGCTCACTGAGTAACTCAAACGACAACACGCCATTTGGATTGCCATCCTTGTTGATATCACGGCTTAATTTAATGACTTCAAATTCTTTTTCTTCAAAGTAGGTAGCGTTTCCTAGTCGTTTTAACCACGCTGGCAGCGCACCTGGGTCGTTTACTTTGCCATATAATGACAATCGCTCACTGCGCACTACAAATCGCGTTAACCATAGAGAACCGTCTGCAACATCGGCAAAACCATTTAAGGCTTGGTAAAATGGCGCCTGCTCTCGAGTTTCTTGCCCACTCAATTCTTCTATAAGTAATGTTTTTTGGCTGACCGAAAGGTTTAACGTTTCGTGTTCTTCAGATAAAACTTGTGATGGCTTTCGTTCAGCTAATTGAGATTTCGCCATGGCTAACTCTTCATCAAGCTGGATAGTTCGCTCTTGCGCTTGGTTTAACACTGCACTTTGTTTTTGAACCGTCGCGCTCAACCTCATGGTAACTAGCACGACTATCAGCAATGTAAGTAACCACACTACGAGCATTGTGCCTACGTTCAACCAGCGAAACTCCGGTTTAAACTCTGGCCAATAGAGGTTAATCCGCTGTCTCATTTCAGCTCTCCTGTAGTACTCATAGTAGGAGGTGCTATAGGTTGTGGAACCAGTGCACAAAACGCAGCACTTAAGCTCACCAAGTTCAGCCGATAAACATCAATGTCTTCGCTAACTTGAATAGGCGAAATTAACTGGTCGATTTGTGCCGGAATTAACTGACTGAGCTGCATCTTAAGCGTAGTAGAATGCGGGGAGTCTAACCGAAATAAAACCGACCGGATGGGCGGTTGGCGCAACTGACTTTCAAAGTGGTCCATAGAACGTTGAATTTGCACACCCAAATTATCAAGCAGTCCCATTTCCAATTCTTCTTGGGAAAACGAGCCAATATTTTCAAAACCTTTTAACCGCCGAGAAGAATAAAGGTTTCCATCTTTAACCACATTTAAAACCACTTCTTCACCGGCTTCTTGTGTTAACAGTACGGTGGCGCTTTCCATTGACGGCATGAGCTCGCATAGCGCTAATTCAGCAGTCGTGATTTCTTTTAAAGTGACATCGGCAAATTGGATATGGCTGACAACATCAGCAATGACAGAGCGAGGTAACGCGAATACGTTTACCTTGTTAGTGCCTGCAAGAGGCACGGGCAAATCGACATAATCAAATACATAGGCTTTGTCGCTACCCAATATTTCGGCAACAGACCATTGCAGTGCGCCGTGAACTTCGTTGTCCTCAACATTTGGCCGGTCTAGTTGTAACGCGTTGTACCAACTGTGAGACATACACACGCACGTTGAAATACCAAGAAGGTTTTTTTCCTTTAGCCAAGTATGAAGCTTTTCACCCCATTTTTCTGGTGTTACCGTTTCTTCGTCAACTAAAACTATTGAATCTTGCTCACGCTTTACGATGCAGAAGGATACAGACTCAGCGTCTACAGAAACGCCGAGCACATGGTGCTTGGGAACACGTCTAAATTTCTGCTTTAGGTATTGGCGCCATCCAATGTGCATCGTAAAATCTTTGACCATGAATAATTGTGTTATTACAACAAAGTAATAACAATAGCACCAGTAGACGAAAGTTGTTTATTTTTAAGAATATTTCAATTTTTTATTAAACGCGTCACACCCCAATAACCGTTATTTTTCTCCGTTATTTCCCAGCCTCTTTTAGCCAGAAGAATGCGAATATAACGATTACTCATGCCGTGTCCAAACACAACAATTTGAGCGTGCTGTTCGGCTTTCTTTTCGAGTTCCTTTGCCGCTTTACCCACGCGATTTTTAGCCTCAACGAAAGACTCAAACCGCCCCGCTTTCCCGCAAATCCACATTAGCCTGTTTAATAAAACCCAATGCCACGCTTTTAATCTTAGCGGTAGCCTGTAGTAGGGTATATCCATTTCTTTTAATTCGGGAATAACGTCAACTGCGGGCTCGCCCATATAATAGTTCGCCGAGAGCTGCGCTCTTTTAAGCGGGCTAGCAATGATGTGATGCGCGGCAAATTCGCGCTTTTCATTTGGGTAATGGGCGCTGTCTAAAGGTGACTGATTGTACTGGCGAACCCAATTGGTAAATTCACCCGCACTTAATTTATTGTTGTGAGCAGACAACGGCTTTCCGTGCCGAATTAGAATTATTTCCTTCATCCTATCTTCCTCTATATGAATAGCTTTAAAACCAGTAGACCAACTATATCGCTGTAGTTAAGTATTTTGGACATAAAAAAGCCCGCACTTTGTGAAATAAAGATACGGGCTTTTTAAGATTCTATATTGAATATCTACGCAGATTGCTGCATATCGACACTTTTAGACACTTGAGTCGTTATATAGCTTTCTAAGTTGGTTTGCTCGCTCTGGCTTAAACGTAAACCATGCTTAGTTCGGCGCCAAATGACGTCTTCAAGAGACATTGCCCATTCGTGATCAATAAGGTAGTCCACTTCTGCTTGGTACATGTCGGCACCAAAGTTCTCACCCATGCTGCCTAAATCTGCTTTTCCTTCAAGAAACTTAACGCACAACATGCCGTATTGACGCGCATAGCGAACCCCTACCGATTCAGGTAACCATGGGTAGTCTTGTTGTAGCTGTTTAATTAAATCTGCTTTATTGGTGAAAGCGCCACCCGGAAGCGCTACATTTTTGGTCCACGCTTTACCTGCCTTTGGAAACAGGCTAGTTAACTTATCTACTGCATGCTCAGACAATTTTCTGTAAGTAGTAATTTTTCCACCGAAAATATTAAGCAATATTGGCGAAGACTCAGTGCCGCTTAGCTCTACTTTATAATCGCGCGTTAACTCTTGCGCAGACGCATTTTTTTCTTCAAGTAATGGGCGCACGCCACTGTAGCTATGAACAATATCACTTTCGTCAATTTTGGTTTTAAAATACGTATTAACAACATCAATAAGATATTCAGTTTCAGCTTCAGAAATAGCGGCTTGCGATG
The nucleotide sequence above comes from Alteromonas naphthalenivorans. Encoded proteins:
- a CDS encoding ExeA family protein gives rise to the protein MYLYHFGIRELPFTLTPHTSFFYGLPSHIEASEVLLTALKSGEGFIKVTGEVGTGKTLICRKFLNELPAHFQSAYIPNPLLSPDELRRAVASELGVDIGQTCDQQRFTQCIQERLIDINAQHRSAVLVIDEAQALPVESIEALRLMTNLETESRKLLQVVLFGQPELNQKLSMPELRQLKQRITFSYSLSHMDTDQIYHYVKHRLVVAGHTGEEVFDLACCRLMFMATKGTPRLVNVLCHKAMMLAYGEGKYNVDVSHIKLAIADTEATTLPWYASFALWPSLVAAGVVVSVTLASVLEFGGMA
- a CDS encoding mannose-sensitive agglutinin biogenesis protein MshI gives rise to the protein MRQRINLYWPEFKPEFRWLNVGTMLVVWLLTLLIVVLVTMRLSATVQKQSAVLNQAQERTIQLDEELAMAKSQLAERKPSQVLSEEHETLNLSVSQKTLLIEELSGQETREQAPFYQALNGFADVADGSLWLTRFVVRSERLSLYGKVNDPGALPAWLKRLGNATYFEEKEFEVIKLSRDINKDGNPNGVLSFELLSEPADEDVEVAPE
- the mshL gene encoding pilus (MSHA type) biogenesis protein MshL, whose protein sequence is MGKLPRLFGVLSISLAMAGCQSTSEPQQQLVSKVEQNLQEQIDAEKARKSSQLNTPVPIPSAVSAALAAPESVSSTNSLFGPQRFDVNAQSVPISAFFAGLVEGTPYSVAIHPQVTGSVSLQLKQVTIDEVMSLLSDLYGYDIARSGTVFKVRAAGMRTETFAVNYLYMQRNGATQTSITSGGVTQNNNQNNNNGSSSGSYSGNFSSSESYGSQNNSNTNGTTINTRTETDFWADLKVSLEAMVGKENGRAVFVTPQASLVTVRAMPDELSDIRRFLKTSEANLTKQVILEARILEVELNDGYQQGINWNEILANTGNTDFSLSTTAGTLGNDISATLGGVTSLAFLNKDFSGVLSLLSTQGNVQVLSSPRVTAINNQKAVIKVGDDEYFVTDVSSDSTVTSTTTSISPDIELTPFFSGIALDVTPQIDDKGTVLLHVHPSVIETAEQQKVVTMDDEQIVLPLAQSTIRESDTIIRAGSGEIVVIGGLMQTSQTDVVSKTPLLGDIPLFGELFKNRQVSETKKELIILLKPTVVGHDTFEQQLETSRQNMVDWLYVD
- a CDS encoding GspE/PulE family protein, yielding MNKPRVRLGDLLVQHNLISADELMTALSEQKSTGRKLGATLISMGLVTEHQMLELLSRHLNVPLIDIDQYRVNQQAVLLLPEIQARRYRALVIDDKGDSLLVAMSDPADLTAVDHLSETLNRQIELAVVSEQQLFTAYDTFYRKTQEIASFAQELAEEYDTEDNFNIELGGAGDQDTTVARLLQSIFEDAVIAKASDIHIEPDENQLRIRQRVDGVLQETVIPEKSIAAALVLRLKLMAGLDISEKRLPQDGRTQIKVKGHKIDVRLSTMPVQGGESVVMRLLDQSAGILTLEQTGMPSAQLTRFRNLLRRPHGMILVTGPTGSGKTTTLYGALSELNTAKSKIITVEDPVEYRLPRINQVQVNPKINLTFSNVLRTTLRQDPDIIMVGEMRDQETVEIGLRGALTGHLVLSTLHTNDAISSVVRLLDMGAPGYLVASSLRGIIAQRLVRRICDNCTTSYTPTDDEKVWLNGIDENAADVAFKQGRGCQKCNQTGYRGRIGVFELLEMTENMMNYLKSSDIQGFSDAATKSTGYRSLPQSALTYAKMGVTSVEEVLKLVEMVAQDAPSSEITDDTTVQ
- the gspM gene encoding type II secretion system protein GspM; protein product: MSKDSLNSKLAAMSPRELIMLFVAGLVVIVLVGFTFFIEPLWKKSQSIQRRLASEATQTSSLSQQLQIYLEALEEDPDKALISSIAELEEKDAILERRFRDELKTLVTPDEMPALVSRMFDDAQQVRLESMATIAPVNIFAGREDLSALTLYRHGLTLTFSGSYFDIRDFLQRAQKENIKLYWEAMDYQVSDYPNGKVTIEFYTVSTQRTFIRV
- a CDS encoding tetratricopeptide repeat protein → MSVVNKMLKDLEAREGVEQPQARYEPPQKKSVSALTIVVFLLVIVTIALAVWVLLNPAPSVSSAVLPSESMPITDTNEVSLTEPSPAILPTSLTASAQPSTESAEKERAEKETAEKVSAEKVSAEKGSVEASLSQNDDTNTPQNLSKPMQASAQVAQDTSSEKATATEGEYLKSPSSRAASDASINPTSNPDNSPTGIFVAKTVSKSVDSLKTAESAPVPRFSKQIDNNKNAPAIDEQVRLALDNNDYNTAIRLMQQKAQSHPTDISVKKKLASLLFASGQVEQAQALLQGMLVNSPDDHSVRLMLSRLYVKQGLTTLAIENANGAVSSPRNPLSVELLSFRANLLQQHGEFDKSLNDYLVLTKRRPLEPKWWLGAAISADSLHQSALAFHAFSQVVKIDTQQTLSPNVHHYAQERMARLREVVK
- a CDS encoding histidine phosphatase family protein, which translates into the protein MKEIILIRHGKPLSAHNNKLSAGEFTNWVRQYNQSPLDSAHYPNEKREFAAHHIIASPLKRAQLSANYYMGEPAVDVIPELKEMDIPYYRLPLRLKAWHWVLLNRLMWICGKAGRFESFVEAKNRVGKAAKELEKKAEQHAQIVVFGHGMSNRYIRILLAKRGWEITEKNNGYWGVTRLIKN